In the Alteromonas sp. M12 genome, one interval contains:
- a CDS encoding WbqC family protein gives MTIAIMQPYIFPYVGYFQLIMAVDKFIFYDDVDFIKRGWINRNRILLGENEYLFTIPCVKPTYQKKICNIKVNRDCNDTEKLLKTLYHAYSKAPFFKDVYPLLEEQFTNCSQSISALAVQSIKMVIDYLGIEKNFKLSSEQHYCNNHLNKADRLIEITKKEGEVVYINPKGGEALYDKPYFDAQGVELRFLQSVLPEYSQSSPHFVAGLSIIDVLMNCDKEQVFNMLDNYQLR, from the coding sequence ATGACTATCGCAATAATGCAACCTTACATATTTCCTTATGTAGGCTATTTTCAGCTTATTATGGCTGTTGATAAGTTTATTTTTTATGATGATGTTGATTTCATCAAAAGAGGTTGGATTAATAGAAATCGTATTTTATTAGGTGAAAACGAATATCTTTTTACTATTCCTTGTGTCAAACCGACCTATCAAAAGAAGATTTGCAACATTAAAGTGAACCGTGATTGCAATGATACCGAAAAATTATTGAAAACCTTATATCATGCATATAGTAAAGCTCCTTTTTTTAAAGATGTTTATCCATTACTTGAAGAGCAGTTTACTAATTGTTCTCAAAGTATTAGCGCCTTAGCTGTTCAGTCAATAAAAATGGTTATTGATTACCTAGGAATAGAAAAGAATTTTAAACTGTCATCTGAACAACATTATTGCAATAATCATTTGAACAAGGCCGATCGTTTAATTGAAATTACGAAAAAAGAAGGTGAGGTAGTTTACATTAACCCTAAGGGAGGGGAAGCTCTTTACGATAAACCTTACTTTGACGCGCAAGGTGTCGAGCTGAGATTTCTTCAATCTGTTTTACCTGAATACAGTCAAAGTTCTCCACATTTTGTCGCTGGATTGTCGATAATTGATGTGCTAATGAATTGTGATAAAGAGCAAGTATTTAATATGTTAGATAATTATCAATTGCGATAA
- a CDS encoding class I SAM-dependent methyltransferase, giving the protein MKVIIYGTGSKALENVTAIALNFNLIGFCESHALPGQKQFLGKEIFSIKELHSLQADLIIICSSFLLEITDVLNQVGIKNYVSVDDLSQVAETLDELKQSYEVAETQKLAQMKLERLKTEHVKNASLLANRQLLLEKLSKNTIGAEIGVAAGKFTKDILNIVTPKKLHLIDIWGSDRYSEKLLTIIQGKYETQLREEKIYIHRKLSIEAAEDFENEYFDWVYIDTDHSYHTTYQELNLYSKKIKRDGWILGHDYCMGNWSKRYKYGVIEAVHRFCVENDYEIVYLTMEISQSFALRKIIQ; this is encoded by the coding sequence ATGAAAGTAATCATCTATGGAACAGGTTCAAAAGCACTCGAAAATGTAACTGCTATAGCATTAAATTTTAATTTGATTGGATTTTGTGAATCTCATGCCCTCCCTGGGCAAAAGCAATTTTTGGGTAAAGAAATATTTTCTATAAAAGAGTTACACAGTTTACAGGCTGACTTGATCATTATATGTAGTTCTTTTTTGCTGGAAATTACTGATGTATTAAACCAAGTCGGTATAAAAAATTATGTTTCTGTTGATGATTTGTCTCAAGTAGCCGAAACCCTTGATGAATTGAAACAAAGTTACGAAGTTGCAGAAACTCAAAAATTAGCGCAAATGAAGCTTGAAAGGCTGAAAACTGAACATGTTAAAAATGCTAGTTTGTTGGCTAATCGACAATTGTTGCTCGAAAAACTTTCAAAAAATACGATTGGGGCTGAAATAGGTGTAGCTGCTGGTAAATTTACAAAAGATATTCTCAATATTGTTACACCAAAAAAATTACATTTAATTGATATTTGGGGAAGTGATAGATATAGCGAGAAGCTGTTAACGATTATTCAAGGAAAATATGAAACGCAATTAAGAGAAGAAAAAATTTATATACATCGAAAACTATCTATTGAAGCGGCTGAAGACTTTGAGAATGAGTACTTTGATTGGGTCTATATAGACACCGATCATAGTTATCATACGACCTATCAGGAGTTGAATTTGTACAGTAAAAAAATCAAACGAGACGGTTGGATTTTAGGTCATGATTATTGTATGGGGAATTGGTCGAAAAGATATAAATATGGAGTGATTGAGGCTGTACATCGCTTTTGTGTCGAAAATGACTATGAAATTGTTTATCTCACTATGGAGATATCGCAGAGCTTTGCGTTGCGAAAAATAATTCAATAG
- a CDS encoding TDP-N-acetylfucosamine:lipid II N-acetylfucosaminyltransferase, with translation MRIAHLAVNHKHIDNVINLFNEVELDEHIFFLEKQDEKMAEIPICNSSLNKYINFEVSEQLTVARKLEAFDLLVVHCLTPLHANIINLMTQGSTVIMWKGWGFDYLDLMYDDFSDLLETKSKQLYSKLRLVDGNPSNKYTVSNNKIQAILKINLFCPVFEEEFEIIQAKHSFTQHLQYIEWRYGFDYPMKKVVKAKDCIVKTDSLWLGNSSTITNNHLDYLSIATKNKSLRSLVHYIPMSYGFDNYKNEIKDAAETVLANNFEIIDEFFEFGQYVNLIARSKYMVMNHIRQQAMGNIWIGLLTGCTVFLNEKCPAFNFFKHRGYVFYSINDLNSGSNIGEFQLTEKQANTNAEKALNMFSYQQTSIRTYKLIQLVKSYF, from the coding sequence ATGAGAATTGCACACCTTGCTGTTAACCATAAACACATCGACAATGTTATCAACTTATTTAATGAGGTTGAATTGGATGAACATATTTTTTTTCTTGAAAAGCAAGATGAAAAAATGGCTGAAATCCCTATTTGTAACTCGAGTTTAAATAAGTACATTAATTTTGAAGTTAGTGAACAATTAACTGTCGCCAGAAAGTTAGAAGCTTTTGATTTACTTGTCGTGCATTGTTTAACTCCTTTGCATGCCAACATAATAAATTTAATGACACAAGGATCTACAGTCATTATGTGGAAAGGCTGGGGGTTTGATTATTTAGACTTAATGTATGATGACTTTTCTGATCTACTTGAAACAAAGTCCAAACAATTATATTCGAAATTACGGCTAGTCGATGGTAACCCTTCAAATAAGTACACAGTTTCAAACAATAAAATTCAAGCTATTTTAAAAATTAATTTGTTTTGTCCAGTTTTTGAAGAGGAATTCGAAATAATTCAAGCTAAGCACTCGTTTACTCAGCATCTTCAATATATCGAATGGCGCTACGGATTTGATTATCCAATGAAAAAAGTAGTTAAAGCCAAAGATTGTATAGTTAAAACTGATAGCCTTTGGTTAGGAAATAGTTCTACTATCACTAATAATCACCTAGATTATTTATCTATTGCTACTAAAAACAAATCTCTAAGAAGCCTCGTTCATTATATTCCTATGTCTTATGGGTTCGATAATTATAAAAATGAAATAAAAGATGCAGCTGAAACAGTGCTCGCTAATAACTTTGAAATCATTGATGAGTTTTTTGAGTTTGGCCAATACGTTAATTTAATTGCACGATCTAAGTACATGGTAATGAATCACATCAGACAGCAAGCTATGGGGAATATTTGGATTGGACTTTTAACTGGTTGTACTGTTTTTTTAAACGAAAAATGTCCTGCATTTAACTTTTTCAAACATAGAGGATACGTATTTTATTCTATTAATGATTTGAATTCAGGCTCTAATATAGGTGAGTTTCAATTAACTGAGAAGCAGGCGAATACGAATGCAGAAAAAGCATTAAATATGTTTAGTTATCAACAAACTAGCATTAGAACTTATAAACTTATTCAATTGGTCAAGTCATACTTTTAA
- a CDS encoding class I SAM-dependent methyltransferase, whose translation MSGFKHKCPMCNFYMGSFKPYGFDLPVMYEKQVVGGGRRDNARCFICGCLDRERLIYMFLKLQPSLLSDNIKVLHFAPETVLRRKLKSIFSNYITADLNAKNVDMTIDMTDIPFPDEHFDLIIANHILEHIPDDKKALNELKRVLKNNTGAAILQVPISLNSEHTYEDLSINTEEGRLHAFGQEDHVRLYGQDYPNKLREAGFDVQVFDWKSSDRLYPQKKNKFGFIEEEKIFMVRSLDS comes from the coding sequence GTGAGTGGTTTTAAACATAAATGTCCCATGTGTAATTTTTATATGGGTAGTTTTAAGCCCTATGGCTTCGATTTGCCAGTCATGTATGAAAAGCAAGTTGTTGGCGGTGGTAGAAGAGATAATGCGCGATGTTTTATCTGCGGTTGTCTAGATAGAGAAAGATTAATTTATATGTTTTTAAAGCTTCAGCCATCTCTTTTAAGTGACAATATAAAGGTTCTTCACTTTGCACCAGAAACCGTATTAAGGCGTAAATTAAAGAGTATATTTTCAAATTACATAACAGCTGATTTAAACGCAAAAAATGTTGATATGACAATTGATATGACTGACATTCCTTTCCCAGATGAACATTTTGATTTGATTATCGCGAATCATATATTAGAGCATATTCCTGATGATAAAAAAGCGTTAAATGAACTTAAGCGTGTATTAAAAAATAACACTGGCGCTGCAATTCTCCAGGTACCTATTTCACTAAACAGCGAACACACATACGAAGATCTGAGTATAAATACCGAAGAGGGGCGTTTACATGCTTTTGGACAGGAAGACCATGTAAGATTATATGGGCAAGATTACCCAAATAAATTGCGAGAGGCAGGTTTTGATGTTCAAGTTTTCGACTGGAAGTCTAGTGATAGATTATATCCTCAGAAAAAAAACAAATTCGGTTTTATTGAAGAAGAGAAAATTTTTATGGTTAGAAGCTTAGATAGTTAA
- a CDS encoding glycosyltransferase family 2 protein encodes MSVPISVLIPCFNVENYLTEALESILTQSYLNLIVLVLDDGSKDNTLDIARQFSAKDNRVQVHCNPTNLGIIASRNKLLQLCETDLAAWMDADDIAEPMRIAQQLKFLDTHPEYVNCTCHFYKQSSQNRKLIAVPKHYLNPEYLLFYNHILNPGSMFRADICRKNNIKFRTWISGASDYLFWVELSKFGKIGLVEEPLMTYREHSGQETIAQKYRQNQGCLEIVQYQLTVFDCKAETADIARMLVYPAETLNLDFNLTYLKRSATIMQTILRALPNSRYNQQQVEWLLLDMFRRQAWRNGLLGVMLFVKLFGVDGLKKSRNFGFDLLKQAIAFDFRRVIHFFRK; translated from the coding sequence ATGTCAGTTCCTATTTCTGTTCTAATCCCTTGTTTTAATGTCGAAAACTATTTAACTGAAGCGCTTGAGTCCATTTTGACGCAGAGCTATCTAAATTTAATTGTTTTAGTTTTGGATGACGGTTCCAAGGATAACACATTAGATATTGCAAGGCAGTTTTCAGCAAAAGATAACAGAGTACAGGTGCATTGTAACCCTACGAATTTAGGTATCATTGCAAGCCGAAATAAATTACTTCAACTTTGCGAAACAGATCTTGCAGCTTGGATGGATGCTGATGATATAGCAGAACCTATGCGCATTGCGCAGCAACTAAAGTTTTTAGATACCCACCCTGAGTATGTTAATTGTACCTGTCACTTTTATAAGCAAAGTAGTCAAAATAGAAAGCTTATTGCAGTTCCTAAGCATTACTTGAATCCAGAGTATTTATTGTTTTATAACCACATCTTAAATCCAGGCAGTATGTTTAGGGCTGATATTTGTCGTAAAAATAATATTAAGTTTCGAACTTGGATATCAGGTGCTAGCGATTACCTTTTTTGGGTAGAGTTGTCAAAATTTGGAAAAATCGGGTTAGTTGAGGAACCATTGATGACATACCGTGAGCATAGTGGTCAAGAGACTATCGCTCAAAAATACCGTCAAAATCAGGGATGTTTAGAAATTGTTCAATATCAATTAACGGTCTTTGATTGCAAAGCAGAAACCGCAGATATTGCAAGAATGTTAGTATATCCGGCTGAGACATTAAATCTCGATTTTAATTTAACCTACTTAAAACGTTCTGCAACTATTATGCAAACGATTTTGAGAGCATTACCTAACTCTAGATACAACCAACAACAGGTAGAATGGTTATTATTAGATATGTTTCGTCGGCAAGCTTGGCGAAATGGACTTCTGGGAGTAATGCTGTTTGTAAAGTTATTTGGAGTTGATGGGTTGAAAAAAAGCCGCAATTTCGGATTTGATCTGTTGAAGCAAGCAATCGCCTTTGACTTTAGACGTGTCATACATTTTTTTAGAAAATAG
- a CDS encoding glycosyltransferase has protein sequence MRIAIISKAANLGGGGSKVATTLANLLRQNGHFCHHFRRDSEHGYETNQSNLFGPHEKLFKWLKYRFQSVGLQESVPLEYLYLKSELTRLEIDIVHIHDTTTALSPISIGLLTNHFPVVWTMHDFSPFTGGCVYPLGCVRFQSDCGNCPQHSVWPLEGKYDLTSFHLTLKRWLHSKKIHIISPSEYLKNQAHESVIDTDKIVVINNGVDTKSFYPMDKHEVKKSLGLDPHKLTLLIIAFQINSPIKGTDDALKILHSLGENIQVIVVGKVTKKDKHHFDGLNCTFAGYEKKVEQLNKYYNAADIFLNCSKADNFPLVVLESLAAGTPVYGYATGGIVEMITNGCNGHLVKTGNWQELYNVITHLSFEGLEKESNKSRNVALESFSNEDFVMKTISFYEKLLREKNCIN, from the coding sequence ATGAGAATAGCTATAATTTCTAAAGCCGCTAACCTCGGCGGAGGTGGTAGTAAAGTTGCGACTACTTTAGCTAATTTGTTGAGACAAAATGGACATTTCTGCCATCACTTTCGAAGAGATAGTGAACATGGTTATGAGACTAATCAAAGTAATTTATTTGGTCCCCATGAAAAGCTCTTTAAATGGCTTAAATATAGATTTCAAAGTGTTGGTCTTCAAGAAAGCGTTCCGTTGGAATATCTTTATCTTAAATCTGAATTGACGCGTTTAGAAATAGATATAGTTCATATTCATGATACGACAACAGCACTTTCGCCAATTAGTATAGGGCTTCTTACTAACCATTTCCCTGTTGTTTGGACAATGCATGATTTTTCTCCTTTTACCGGTGGTTGTGTATATCCTTTAGGTTGTGTTCGTTTTCAATCGGATTGTGGAAACTGCCCACAACATTCGGTTTGGCCATTAGAGGGAAAGTATGATTTAACCAGTTTTCACTTAACACTAAAACGTTGGTTACACAGCAAAAAAATACACATCATTTCTCCCTCGGAGTATTTGAAAAATCAAGCCCACGAGAGCGTAATTGATACAGATAAAATCGTCGTAATTAATAATGGCGTTGATACTAAAAGCTTTTATCCTATGGATAAACATGAAGTTAAAAAATCATTAGGCTTAGATCCGCATAAGTTAACACTGTTAATTATCGCGTTCCAAATTAATAGTCCAATCAAAGGTACTGATGACGCATTAAAAATTTTACATAGCTTAGGAGAAAATATTCAAGTTATTGTTGTTGGTAAAGTTACAAAAAAGGACAAACATCATTTTGATGGTTTAAATTGTACTTTCGCTGGTTATGAAAAAAAGGTTGAGCAACTAAATAAATACTATAATGCAGCAGATATTTTTTTGAATTGCAGTAAGGCTGACAACTTTCCACTGGTTGTTTTGGAGTCCTTAGCAGCAGGAACTCCAGTGTACGGTTATGCTACTGGGGGTATTGTAGAGATGATAACCAATGGATGTAATGGTCATTTGGTTAAGACGGGAAATTGGCAGGAGTTATATAATGTTATTACCCATCTTAGTTTCGAAGGTTTAGAGAAAGAAAGTAATAAAAGCAGAAATGTTGCCTTAGAGTCTTTCTCCAATGAGGATTTTGTAATGAAGACAATTTCATTTTATGAAAAATTGCTGAGGGAAAAAAATTGTATAAATTAA
- a CDS encoding CDP-glycerol glycerophosphotransferase family protein, with the protein MSLEIEQLGLVSGQSVYITPFTPMSEKLKRSLVQHLDVNILGFVDKTKQGKDILHPDELINKEFDKVLIISPNYGLEIYKGLGGVGVAKSKRQLVIYNGVFSKISAFKLWWDKTKNNVLPQIHLVLQRYLKKYLQHDNSVLFLSQDFIDLNIKQLYLYFSAQPKIRATIATDNKAQIVLLKPLGFNVIDIHSWQFIFCSLRAKLTILDHTPITKDLRCAISGSKTIQLWHGIPLKKIGHMADYKVVEYDLMISTSDFVTEYAFSEIFNYKKIINSGYPRNDVLFQKNSDKKNLGMVEKRIFEWAKTSSNKLVIYMPTWRGDSFENNPINLDELNSFAQQNNLNIVLKMHPFIRPESFFDSMENDDYQFTSNYQHNIVFYPSTNDIYPLLAMSSLLITDYSSIYFDYLLLDKPIVFFVYDKLEYVKRHGDFMLDFDENTPGMKPTDIQSLYASIIDSLNQDQYGEQRQNLLGKLYEPKNIGNSSAVIFEEASKLLAEQC; encoded by the coding sequence ATGTCATTAGAAATAGAACAGCTGGGCCTTGTCTCTGGGCAATCTGTTTACATTACTCCGTTTACCCCAATGTCAGAAAAGCTTAAACGGTCCCTTGTTCAACATTTGGATGTGAATATTTTAGGCTTTGTGGACAAAACAAAACAAGGGAAGGATATCCTCCATCCAGATGAGCTAATAAACAAGGAGTTTGATAAAGTTTTAATTATCTCACCTAACTATGGTCTGGAAATATACAAAGGGTTAGGTGGCGTAGGCGTAGCGAAATCAAAACGTCAATTGGTTATTTATAATGGTGTTTTTAGCAAAATTTCAGCGTTCAAGCTTTGGTGGGATAAGACAAAGAATAATGTTTTACCGCAAATACACTTAGTATTGCAGCGGTACCTTAAAAAATATCTGCAACATGATAATAGTGTGCTGTTTCTTAGTCAGGATTTTATCGATCTAAATATCAAACAGCTTTATTTGTATTTTTCTGCCCAACCTAAAATACGAGCAACTATTGCTACCGATAATAAAGCACAAATAGTACTGCTTAAACCCCTAGGTTTTAACGTCATCGATATACATTCATGGCAATTTATATTCTGTAGCCTTAGAGCCAAGCTCACTATTTTAGATCATACACCTATCACTAAAGATCTTCGGTGTGCTATTAGTGGCTCCAAAACCATTCAACTATGGCATGGCATTCCGCTAAAAAAAATTGGTCATATGGCTGACTACAAAGTCGTAGAATACGATTTAATGATATCGACTTCTGACTTTGTCACTGAATATGCTTTTTCTGAAATTTTTAATTATAAAAAAATTATTAATTCTGGTTATCCTAGAAATGATGTTTTATTTCAAAAAAATAGTGATAAAAAAAATCTGGGTATGGTGGAAAAACGCATTTTTGAATGGGCAAAAACATCAAGCAACAAACTGGTTATCTACATGCCGACTTGGCGCGGAGATTCATTTGAAAATAATCCGATTAATTTAGATGAATTGAATTCGTTTGCTCAGCAAAATAATTTGAATATAGTGTTGAAAATGCATCCGTTCATCCGGCCTGAATCATTTTTTGATTCAATGGAAAACGATGATTATCAATTTACTTCGAACTATCAACACAATATTGTTTTTTATCCCAGTACGAATGATATTTATCCGCTCCTAGCCATGTCATCATTACTAATTACAGATTATTCATCGATCTATTTTGACTATCTGCTTTTAGATAAACCAATCGTATTTTTTGTTTATGACAAATTAGAATACGTAAAACGTCACGGTGATTTTATGTTAGATTTTGATGAAAATACCCCCGGCATGAAACCTACAGATATTCAAAGTTTATATGCAAGTATCATAGATTCATTAAATCAAGATCAATATGGAGAGCAAAGGCAGAACCTGCTTGGAAAACTCTATGAGCCTAAAAATATTGGAAATAGTTCAGCCGTTATTTTTGAAGAAGCATCAAAGTTATTGGCCGAGCAATGTTGA
- a CDS encoding adenylyltransferase/cytidyltransferase family protein: MKTILTYGTFDLLHIGHVNMLERLKELGNKLIVGVSTDEFNLLKGKQCIYGYAERAKIVGALRCVDLVIPENDWAQKAVDIKEHDVDVFGIGADWEGKFDELQALCEVIYLPRTPSISTTDLKKVLSQIDSAAIQKIKQGLDGVLDIVKALE, encoded by the coding sequence GTGAAAACAATTCTAACTTATGGCACCTTTGACCTCCTTCATATAGGTCATGTAAATATGTTGGAGCGCCTTAAAGAACTTGGCAATAAGCTCATCGTCGGGGTATCTACCGATGAATTTAATCTGCTTAAAGGTAAACAATGTATTTATGGGTATGCAGAAAGAGCAAAAATAGTCGGTGCATTACGTTGCGTTGACTTAGTGATACCTGAAAATGACTGGGCACAAAAAGCCGTGGATATCAAAGAGCACGATGTCGATGTGTTTGGTATTGGTGCTGACTGGGAAGGTAAATTTGATGAGCTTCAGGCCCTGTGTGAAGTGATTTATTTGCCTCGTACTCCAAGTATTTCAACAACCGACCTAAAAAAAGTACTGTCACAAATTGATAGCGCTGCTATTCAAAAAATTAAACAAGGGTTGGATGGCGTATTGGATATTGTAAAAGCGCTAGAATAG
- a CDS encoding LicD family protein, which produces MKQKVIIFGAGQAGIAAKQNLQSKFCILAFCDNDVSKVGCVLDGLPIISVNQLHCLEYDLIMIASEYFEQINQQLKQQENIPADKINILHATQIKRFHFGDSEDIQQSSEQLLLALCEALTQCDIHYHVDAGTLLGIYRDDAFIPWDDDFDFAVLSDDIETIKQQQKTLLTALEKVSKQPWGITEYFAEKPFGLVKVGATRSFKLAPLNNSSRLPFIDFFVKYLDQEVMDYAIASRGFSMPSRHMRKVVPFTFRGKSIFIPNDVEGYLSRHYGDWQTPKSDWTLDDIKSSTVY; this is translated from the coding sequence TTGAAGCAGAAAGTTATTATTTTTGGGGCAGGGCAAGCAGGAATTGCTGCAAAACAAAATCTGCAGTCCAAATTCTGTATTCTGGCTTTTTGTGATAACGACGTAAGTAAAGTTGGTTGCGTTTTAGATGGACTTCCAATCATTTCAGTTAATCAATTACATTGCCTTGAATATGATCTCATTATGATCGCCAGCGAGTATTTTGAACAAATTAATCAGCAGTTAAAGCAGCAAGAAAATATTCCCGCAGATAAGATTAATATTCTTCACGCGACACAAATAAAACGCTTTCATTTTGGCGACAGTGAAGATATTCAACAGAGTTCAGAACAATTATTATTGGCATTATGTGAGGCGTTAACGCAATGTGATATCCACTATCACGTGGATGCCGGCACATTGTTAGGTATATATCGCGATGATGCTTTTATTCCTTGGGATGACGATTTTGATTTTGCAGTATTGAGTGACGATATTGAAACCATCAAGCAGCAGCAAAAAACATTATTAACTGCATTGGAGAAGGTTTCAAAACAACCTTGGGGAATAACTGAATACTTTGCTGAGAAGCCATTCGGTTTAGTAAAAGTGGGGGCAACTAGAAGTTTTAAACTTGCACCTTTGAACAATTCTAGTCGGCTTCCATTTATCGACTTTTTCGTTAAGTATTTAGATCAAGAAGTGATGGACTATGCTATTGCATCGCGCGGCTTTTCGATGCCAAGTCGCCACATGCGAAAGGTTGTTCCATTTACCTTCCGAGGTAAGTCAATTTTTATTCCAAATGATGTCGAAGGATATTTGAGTCGCCATTATGGTGATTGGCAAACCCCGAAATCAGATTGGACCTTGGATGATATTAAATCATCTACCGTTTATTAA
- a CDS encoding acyl-CoA reductase codes for MMSPLNMLAPVNGSLDVINDNIPYFRCFDENVLAFIESLSNELLKNSEAKTYPELVALGFWLRKSNLKKMQSLSPTGVIKPLGWVVHFTPSNVDTMFIYSWICSLLMGNNNVIRVATKSSDIKDCLLNILNLLFAKPEFVQIGQHNLFVHYDKHSAYSAELSLICDVRVIWGGDDSVNAIRNLPCKPRCRDISFADRYSACVINGQQLTTENIPQLAESLWQDTQPHGQLACSSPRLVYWLGDSILQLELFRQLNQVAKQSGHKINSLNDHLVTSQLLKSTAKADAPIIQSAIGVIPVTEFDENWLDWHLGGGYFLLLPINSLEDIALLSSNKLQTLSYWGLEQDALIKFAQNPSIQGIDRVVPAGRALDFSSRWDGYNLFEQLSRSVEFS; via the coding sequence ATGATGTCGCCATTAAATATGTTGGCTCCAGTGAATGGCAGTTTAGATGTGATAAACGACAATATTCCCTATTTTCGATGTTTTGATGAAAACGTTTTAGCGTTTATCGAATCTTTGTCTAATGAGTTATTAAAAAATAGCGAAGCGAAAACCTACCCTGAGCTGGTGGCGTTAGGGTTTTGGTTGCGAAAATCCAACCTGAAAAAGATGCAAAGCCTTTCGCCTACTGGGGTGATAAAACCTCTTGGTTGGGTAGTGCATTTTACCCCTTCAAACGTTGATACCATGTTCATTTACAGCTGGATTTGTTCTTTGTTGATGGGCAATAACAACGTTATCCGAGTCGCAACAAAAAGCAGTGATATAAAAGATTGCTTGCTGAATATTCTCAACCTCCTTTTTGCTAAACCAGAATTTGTGCAAATTGGCCAACACAATCTTTTTGTGCATTATGATAAACACTCAGCGTACTCTGCTGAATTAAGTCTTATCTGCGACGTTCGAGTGATTTGGGGTGGCGATGACAGTGTGAATGCTATTCGTAACTTGCCATGCAAACCCCGTTGCCGAGATATTAGTTTTGCTGACAGGTATTCAGCCTGTGTGATCAATGGGCAGCAATTAACCACTGAAAATATTCCTCAATTGGCCGAGTCACTTTGGCAAGATACCCAGCCCCATGGCCAATTGGCTTGTTCTTCACCGAGGTTGGTTTATTGGTTAGGTGATTCTATTTTGCAGCTCGAATTATTCCGCCAGTTAAATCAAGTTGCAAAACAAAGTGGACATAAAATTAATAGTTTGAATGATCACTTAGTCACCAGTCAGTTATTAAAAAGCACTGCAAAAGCTGATGCTCCAATCATCCAAAGCGCCATCGGTGTTATTCCAGTCACCGAGTTTGATGAAAATTGGCTAGATTGGCATTTGGGAGGAGGTTACTTTTTACTTTTACCAATCAACAGCTTGGAAGATATTGCTTTATTGAGCAGTAATAAATTACAAACCTTGAGTTATTGGGGCCTTGAGCAAGACGCCTTAATCAAGTTTGCTCAAAATCCGTCGATACAAGGAATTGATAGGGTTGTACCTGCAGGACGCGCCCTCGATTTTTCTAGCCGTTGGGATGGTTACAATCTATTTGAACAACTTTCACGTTCAGTTGAATTTAGTTGA